The Ornithinimicrobium faecis region GTCCAGGCTGGCGGCACGCAGTTCGTTGCCGAGCTCCAGGTCACCCATCTTCACCGGCGGCAGCAGCTGGCGGAGCCGCTCCAGGCGCAGCGGGGCAAAACCGACCCGCCCGATGGTGGCCAGGTCGTGGCCGCTGCCCTTGATGAACAGCACCTCGAGCTCGTCACCGGTGATGTCCTGCCAGGTCGCCTTGACCGAGGTGTTGCCGCCACCGTGCAGCACGAGCGAGGGGTCTGCCCCCAGTGCCCGGGAGGCCTGCACCAGGTCGTCAAGCAACTCCAGCGCACGGGGACTCAGCCGGTTTTCCATGGGACGCCTCTCTCACGCAACGTGTCTCACTCAAGCCAGTTGTCCGACAACCTAGCATCGACAATGCTGATGCGACCCCTTCCGCAGCACGGCGACCTCGTCGTAGGCTGCTTGGGAAGTTGTCAGACATCTCGCGTCGGCAGCACGCGTCCGCCAGAGCCACACGTCAACCAGAGCCACACGTCAAGGAGTGAGCGCAGATGGAGCCAGACCTCGATCGGATGGCCGAGATCGCCCAGGGCATCCGCCGCCGGGTGCTCGAGCACACGGTCAAGAACAACGGCGGCTACATGAGTCAGGCGTGCTCGGCCGCCGAACTGCTCGCCGCCTGCTATGGCGGGGCCATCCGCCTCGCGGAGGTCGAGGCCCCCTATGAGCCTCCACCGTTCACGCAGGTCCCGGCACCCGGGCTCGACCCGATCTCCGGTGCCGTCGTGCACGGACCGGCCTCCCCCGGAGCCGATCGCTTCATCATCTCGCCGGCGCACTACGCCCTCGTGGTCTATGCCGCCCTCATCGAGACCGGTCGGCTGGCCGAGCACGCCCTGGAGCAGTTCAACGCCGATGGCAGCACCGTCGAGATGATCGGCGCCGAGCACTCCCCCGGCTTCGAGACCACCACCGGCTCCCTGTCCCAGGCCCTGTCACAGGCGGGCGGCATCGCGCTGGCCCGCAAGCTCAAGGGTGACACCGGCCGCACCTGGGTCTTCCTGTCCGACGGCGAGTTCCAGGAGGGGCAGACCTGGGAGGCCGTGCAGGCCCTGGCCCACCACCACGTCAGCGGCGTGCGCGTGATCGTCGACGTCAACCAGGCCCAGTGCGACGGCCCGATGGAGGACGTCATGCGCATCGAGCCGGTCGCCGACCGGCTGCGGGCGTTCGGCGCGAGCGTGGACGTGGTCGACGGCCACGACCTGACCGCCCTGACCCAGGCCATGGATCGGGAGAGCGACAAGCCGCACTTCGTGCTCGCCTACACCGACCCCGCGCGCGGCCTGCCACTGCTGGAGGAGCGCCGCCCCGTCCTGCACTATCTGCGATTCACCAGCGAGGACGAGCGGGCGAAATATGCCGACGCCTATGCCGAGCTGGCCGGAAGGAGCCTGTGATGACCCAGCAGACACCCGTGACCGGAGACCAGCCCGCCCCCGGCGAGCTGGTCCGCCGCCCCCACCTGCAGAACTTCATCGACTGGAGCGCGGACAAGCCCGAGGTGCTCGTCCTCACCGCCGACCTCACCAACTCGTGCGAGGTCGGGCCGTGGCGCGACACCTATCCCGAGCGCTATTTCTCGATGGGCATGGCCGAGCAGAACATGATGGGCTTCGCCGCTGGCCTGGCCCGCGAGGGCTTCGAGCCGTGGCTGCACACCTTTGCGGTCTTCCTCTATCGCCGCCCGCTCGATCAGCTGCTGATGTCCGTGGCCTATCCCGCCCTGCCGGTCCGGCTCATCGGCTTCCTGCCCGGCGTGACCACCCCCGGCGGCGTCACGCACCAGGCGATCGACGACCTCGCGGTGCTGCGCTCGGTGCCCAACCTGACCATCCTGAGCACCGGCGACGCCACCGAGGTGGAGAGCGTCCTGGACGTCATCCACGAGCAGCCCGGCCCGGTCTATGTCCGGATGCTGCGCGGCGAGATGCCCCGGCTGTTCCCGCAGTCCGAGCCCTTCGCGCTCAGCCGCGCCCGGGAGCTGGGACCCGACCACTCGGCATACGGCAGTGATCATGTCCTGGTGCTCACCGAGGGGATCTGCACCGAGGAGGCCATGCGCGCGCTGCCGGCCGTGCGCGAGCGGGGCGTGGAGGTGCGCCACCTGCACATCTCGACGCTCAAGCCGTTCGACGACCCGGCCGTGCTCGATGCCCTGGCCGCTGCTGGCGGCGGGGTGATCACGATGGAGAACCACCTGCGCACGGGTGGGCTCGGGTCGGCCGTCGCCGAGGTGATGGCGGACGCGGGCATCGGCAACCGGCTGGTGCGGCTCGGGCTCGACGACACCTATGCCCACGGCGCGTCGCAGGGGCACCTGCTGGCGGAGTATGGCCTGGACGCTGCGGCCCTGGTGCGCGCGGTCGAGGGACTGGTCGGTCAGGATCTGGCCATCACCTCCGAAGACCTGACCGAGCTGCGGGTCGCCGACGTGCACAGCTCGGCCAAGGCGGAGGCGCTGTGAGCGAGCTCGGGGCGGATCCCACGCGGCTCTATGTCCGCTATGCCGTCGCCGGCGACGTCGCGGCGGTCGCCGAGGCGATCCGGGTCGAGCAGACCATCGAGTTCCCCGCCGACCTGGCGCCCGAGTGGATCCAGCAGGAGGTGGTCGGCCGGGTCGAGAGCCAGGACGAGGACGGCGTGGTCATCTCGTTTGCTCCTGGTGTGTATGCCGGGGGGCTGGGTCAGGTGCTCAATGTCCTGTGGGGCAATGTGTCCCTCTTTGAGGGTGTGCGGGTGGTCCAGGTGCAGTTGCCCGCGGCGGAGCACCTGGGGTTGCGTGGGCCGCGGTTTGGCGGCGCAGGGATGCGGGAGCTGCTTGGCGCGCCCTCGCGCCCGCTGCTGGCGACGGCCCTGAAGCCGATGGGCTCGTCCTCCGACGAGCTCGCTGCCACTGCAGCTGTCCTCGCCGAGGCGGGCATCGACCTGATCAAGGACGACCACTCCCTGGGCGACCAGCCGTGGTCGACGTGGCGCGAGCGCGTGGCCCGGTGCACCGAGACCGTGCGCGAGGCCAACGAGCGCGCGGGCACGGCGGCGCGCTATCTGCCCTCGCTCAATGTGCCGGCTCACGAGGTCTTCGAGCGGGCGCACGAGGCGAAGGAGTTGGGGGCCGGCGGGCTGCTGGTCCTGCCTGGCATCAGCGGCTTCGACACGATGCGGGCACTGGCCGATGACGACGACCTGGGCTTGCCGATCATGAGCCACCCCTCGATGCTGGGCTCGCACGTGGTCAACCCTGCGCAGGGGCTGGACCACGGCATCCTGCTGGGCCTGGTCAACCGGCTGGCGGGAGCGGACATGGCGGTCTTCCCCAATGCCGGCGGACGCTTCGGCTTCTCGGTGGAGCAGTGCGCACAGATCCGGGACGAGTGTGCTGCCGAGCGAGCGGGACTGGCGTCAGCGCTGCCCACGCCCGGTGGCGGCATGACACTGGAGCGGGTGCCCGAGATCCTGGACCTGTTTGGCCAGGACGTGGTGCTGCTGATTGGTGGCGCCTTGCACCGCGGTGACCTGCGGGCCAACGCGACCGCGTTGCGGGAGGCCGTCGAGACGCACTGACGTCGCGGCGGTCGTCAGCAGTGGCTTCATCGGCCCTGCTTTCGCCCCATTTCACTAGCAGCACCCCGCACTTCTTTACCTTGTCTTTGCCTGATCTTGAGCCATGCTAAAGTCTCCAACCGTTGCAGATCGAGTCGCTAGGGCCATCACAACTAGTCCGCCAGACGCCACGCCTGCCACGAGCAAGAGACAGACGCAGCGCGAAATGTGTTGTGCCGCAAATAGATTTGGGACTCGAGGGTTAAGATGAACAAAGTGACGGGGTCATTCGCGAGCGCGATGTGTGTGCTTGCCCTCACACTCAGCGGGTGCGGCGGATCCTCGCCGGAGGACGAAACTCCCGCTGAGGCCAATGCGGAGGCGGTCACACAGGAGCCCGCCTCGGAGAGCAGTAGTTCACCTCAGGCCAGCTCTGAGCCGTCCGCTCCAGTGGCCGAGCCCGCTAGCGATACTTCGTCGAGCGACGACGAAGCTGCTGACGGAGACTCATCCTTCGCGGATGGGGTTCTGACGACACCAGACCTGAAGATCGTGATCACTGAACACAAAGTGATCCCGGCGGGTGAACCAGGCAATGAGTACAGCGACAAACCGGTCCTCGCGTTCTGGTACGAGACCACCAACCTGACCGACGAAGACGTCAGTCCGATGGACTTCATCTTCTACTTCGAGGCGTACCAAGACAACAACCCCAACGCGGAAAACCGGTTGGAGGTGTCCAGTCTCCCGGATGACAAGTTCCGGGAGACCCAGATGGAGAACATCAAGAAGGACGGCACTGTCGAGAACGCCATGGCCTATGAACTCGACGACGAGACGACCCCCGTCGACCTCGTCGCATCAGACTTCATGACCGAGTTCGGCAAGACCACTTACAACCTGGATGGCTCGGTCTCGGACGCCGCTCCAGAGGACGCGAGCGAGCCCACCCCCGCCGTAGAGGAGGACTCCGAGAGTGATGCCGGCGGCGAGTCCGCTGCGGGCGAGCCCACGTTCGAAGACGGAGTGCTCACAACCTCGGACCTGAAGATCGTGATCACTGACCACAAGGTGATCCCCGCAGGTGACCAAGGCAACGAGTACGGCGACAAGCCTGTCATCGCGTTCTGGTACGAGACCACCAACCTGAGCGACGAAGACGTCAGCCCGATGGACTTCCTTTGGCACATTGAGGCCTACCAGGACAATAACCCGAACGCCGAGAACACCCTAGAGGTCGCCGGACTCCCTGACGACCAGTTCCTAGACACGCAGACGGAGACCATCAAGAAGGGTGGCACCGTCGCGAACGCGATGGCTTACGAACTCGACGACGAGACAACCCCTGTTGACCTCGTAGCATCAGACTTCATGACCGAGTTCGGCAAGACCACCTACGACCTCGAGTAGGGCCGGTCGGAGCCGGTCCAATTCTCCCACTGGCACCTCCTGGGGAGGTCCGCATCTTCCTAAGAATGGGTCAGACGGTGCGGACCAGGGAGAAGGAGTAACGCCCCTCGATGAAGTAGGTGCGCGAGTAGAGGATCAACTCCCCCGTCGCGTCGTGGTGCAGCTGGTTGAGCAGCAGGAACAGCTTGTGGGTGGCCGCCTCGCTGCCCCATCCGACGTGGTTGGACTCGACGGCGTGCACCTCGGCGAAAGCGGTCACCGGCACGCGGTTCAGGCGGGTCTTCATGAACTCGAACAGTGAGCCCGTGAGCTCCTCCGGGTCGAAGTCCTTGGGCAGCAGGCTGGCCGGCATCAGGTCGTAGGAGTAGGCCATCACCTCGCCGTCGGCCAGGACGGTGCGCCGGATCTCCAGCACCTGCGTGTCACCGGACACCTCCATGCGCGCGGCCTCCTCCGGAAGCACCGCGCGCAGGATGCGGCTGGCATAGACCATGTCGGGCACGTGGCCGTCCGCGCGGATGGACTCCGTGATCGAGTCGAGGCGCTCCAGGCCAGTGCGGACGGCAGGTTGTTCGACAACAAAGGTGCCAACCCCGTGAGATGTCTTGACAAGTCCGAGCGCTTCAAGCTCCCTGAGCGCGGCCCGGACAGTCGGTCGGGAGACGCCAAACTGTGACCCGAGCTCGGCCTCTGGAGGCAGCTTGGCTCCTGCGGGGTATTGGTCCGCTGCCAGTGCGCTGCGCAGGTCCTCCGCCACGCGGGAAACGAGCGTGCCGCTGCGGGCCATGCATCCTCCCAGTGCATCGTGCGCCCGGCGGTCCCGGGCGGTTGCCGAAGACACTGTACGCGCAACGCTTCACGAAGTCGTCCCCATCTATTGACAACCTGTTTGCCTCCGCTTACGTTTGCTCAACAGTTGTCAGACAACGTCGTTGCGGAGGAAACACATGGTGCTGGCCGTCGAGTGGGTCGAGACCCCCGAGCCGATGATTCGGTTGCTCGATCAGACCGCGCTGCCTGCGCAGGAGACCTACCTCGACATCACCACGGTGGATGCCCTCGTCGACGCCATCCAGACGCTCGCTGTGCGCGGGGCACCCGCCCTCGGAGCCGCTGGCGCGCTCGGCGTCGTCGTGGCGATGCACCAGGGCGCTCGGGACGGCTGGGACGACTCCCGCCTGCAGTCCGAGATCGATCGGATCCGTCTGGCTCGTCCCACGGCAGTGAACCTGGCCTGGGGCGTTGACCAGGTCCGCGGCGGGATGACACAGGGTGTCGATCAGGTGCTGACGCTGGCCCGCGGTGTCGTGACCGACGACGAGGCCGCCAACCGGCAGCAGGCCCGTCTGGGCGCCGACTGGATCCTGGAGCGCACCGGGCTGGAGCGCGTGCGGGTGGTGACCCACTGCAACACCGGCGCGCTGGCGACGACCGCCTGGGGAACGGCATACGGGATCATCCACGAGCTGCACGACCGCGACCGTCTCGGCCTGGTCTATGCCGACGAGACCCGTCCCCTGCTGCAGGGGTCCCGACTGACCAGCTGGGAGCTCACGCAGGACGGCATCGAGCACGTTGTCCAGGTCGACGGGGCCGCTCCCAGCACGATCCTGCGGGGCCTGGTCGACGTCGCCATCATCGGCGCCGACCGGATCACCGCCAACGGCGACACCGCCAACAAGGTCGGCTCGGTCTCCCTGGCGCTGGCCTGCGCCCGCGCCGGGATCCCCTTCATCGTGGCCGCCCCGTCCTCGACCGTCGACCTGGCCACCGCGACCGGTGACGAGATCGTCATCGAGCAGCGCGACCCGGAGGAGGTCGTCAACTTCGGCGGCCGCCGCACCGCCCCCGAGGGTGCCGTCGGCTTCAACCCGGCCTTCGACGTCACACCCCACGACCTGATCAGCGCCGTCGTCACCGAGCGCGGCGTGGTCGAACCAGCCAACACACCCCACCCCAACCTGCTCGCGAGGATCGCGGGCTGAGCAGATCGCAGCCACCGCTGCAAGGAGAGGAAGATCATGAGGAACAGCAAGGTTCTTCTGGCAGGACTGCTTGGCGCATCCGTCTTCGCGATGTCCGCGTGCAGTCAGGGCGACGCCGAGGGCGACGAGCCCACCGAGGAGGGCACCACCGCGGAGGCCGCTGACAGCACGGCAGGCGGCGCCACCGACGAGGCGGAGGTCACCGAGGCTGCCGCCGAGGCACCCGCACCGTTCGACGGCGACGGCGTCAACATCGCCATCGTCCAGCAGAGCGGCCAGGGCGACTACTTCCAGCAATACCTCAACGGCACCCGCCAGCAGGTCGAGGCGCTGGGCGGTGAACTGGCCGTCTTCGACGCCCAGGGCGACAACGCCACGCAGGCCTCGCAGCTCGACCAGGCGATCGCCAGCTCGCCCGATGGCATCATCGTGCGGCACGGCTTCCCGGACACCCTGTGCCCGGGGGTCAACAAGGCGATCGAGGCCGGCATCCCGGTCATCATCTATGACGTCGAGATCCAGGAGTGCGCACCCGACGCCATCCAGACCCAGCAGTCCGACATCGAGATGGCCTCACTCGTCCTTGACCAGATGGTCGAGGACGTCGGCAGCGACGTCAACGTCGGCTATGTCAACGTCGCCGGCATCGCCCCGCTGGACCGCCGCGACGGGGTGTGGCAGGAATACAAGGCCGACAACAACTGGACCGAGCTGTTCAAGACCGGCACCTACACCAACTCCAGCGCCACCGACACCGCCCCGATGGTCAGCAACGCCCTGAAGGCCAACCCGGACGTCGCGGCGATCTACGCGCCCTATGACGAGCTGACCAAGGGCACCCTGTCGGCCCTGGAGCAGAACCCGGACCTGACCGATGTCCTCGTCTATGGCGCGGACATCTCCACGGCCGACATCGAGCTGATGAAGGCTGAGGGCAGCCCGTGGGTGGCGACCGGCGCGACTGACCCCAACGCCATCGGCGCCACGGTCACCCGCACCCTGGCGCTGCACATGGCCGGTGAGCTCGAGGAGACCAAGGTGGAGTTCCCGCCGATCCTGATCACCGCAGACTTCCTGCGCGAGAACGACGTCAACAACATGGAGGACCTGCGGGCGGCCGAGCCGGCCCTCAACATCTCCGACGTCTCCTCCGCCGACTGGATCCCGACCGTCACCTTCTGATCCACAGCATGGGGGCGGCGGCCGGCCACAGACCGGCTGCCGCCCACCCGTGCAGGCAACCACACGGCATACGAGCAGGGAGGACCACGTGCAGGACGAACCCAGGACGGACCCGACCGGGTCCGGTGACGTGGCCCTGCGCCTGACCGACATCACCAAGGACTTCGGCCCCAACCGGGTCCTCAAGGGCGTCACGATGGACCTGCGGGCCGGGCGGGTCACCGCGCTGCTCGGTGCCAATGGCGCCGGCAAGTCCACGCTCATCAAGATCCTCAGTGGCATCTATGAGAAGCAGGACGGATCGGTCCAGGTCGCCGGTGCGGACGTCGACATCACCACGCCGATGACGGCCGCCCAGCACGGCATCCAGACGGTGCACCAGCGCATCGACGACAGCATCATCCCGGACCTGACCGTCGCCGAGAACCTGGTCTTTGAGGAGTTGGTGCGCGGCGCACTGCCGCGCGTGCGCAGCCTGAAGGCCCTGCTCCCCCGCGCCCGCGAGATCGCCTCGAGCCTGGACCTGGGCTGGTCGGACACCTTCCTGCTCAAGGACGCCTTCGAGATCAGCATCGCCGACGGCCAACTGCTCCTGCTGGCCCGTGCGCTCAACCAGCGCCCCAAGGTGTTGATCCTCGACGAGCCGACGTCCACGCTGTCCGCAGCAGAGGCCGATCGACTGTTCACGCTGGTGCGCAGGCTGCGCGACGACGGCGTGGCGATCATGTATGTCACGCACCGGCTCAGTGAGGTCCGCGCCCTCGCCGACGACCTGGTCGTCCTGCGCGACGGCCGCCTCCAGCAGGAGCAGACCACCCCCTTTGACATGCCGGCGGCGGTCGAGGCGATGCTCGGCAAGGCGATCCAGGTCGAGGCCGACTCGCTGACCGAGCACCGGGGCGAGCAGGTCGCCCTGCAGCTGCGCGGCCTGCAACTGCTCCCCCGCTCGGCGCCGCTCGACCTGGATCTGCGCTATGGCGAGGTCACTGGTGTCATCGGGCTCATCGGGGCGGGCAAGACCGAGCTGGCCCAGGCCATCTTTGGCGTGGACCGCCTGCGCGCCGGGACGATGCAGCTGGACGGGACCGACTTTGCGCCGCGCTCCACCGGTGCCGCGGTGCGCCGCGGGATCTATCTGGCCCCCGAGGACCGGGCCGCCCAGGCGATGCTGCCGGGCTGGACCCTGGCGACCACCGGCAGCCTGCCGTTCCTGTCCTCCATCAGCCCAGGGTCGGTGATCAACCGTCGCGCCGAGCGCAAGATGGCAGCCGACATCATCAACTCCTATGGCGTCGTGGCCACCGGACCCGACCAGGAGATGGATGCCCTCTCCGGCGGCAACCAGCAGAAGGTGGTCGTCGCTCGCTGGTTGCGCCAGTCGCCACGGATCATGCTCCTGGACGAGCCCTTCCGCGGAGTCGACCTCGGCGCCCGGCGAGAGATCGCCGGCAAGGCGCGCGAGCAGGCCGCCAACGGTGCCTGCATCGTGGTCCTGGTCAGCGACGTCGAGGAGCTGCGCGAGGTCGCCGACCGGGTGGTCGTCCTCGCCGAGGGCCAGATCTACCTCGACGCCCATGCGTCCGAGATCGACAACAGCACCATCATCGCGAGCATGTCGGAGGTTGCTTGACCCATGGCTGGAACCACTGTGGACACCACTGCCCTGGATCGGGCCCGTGACGTGATCGTTAAATACGGCTTCATCGCCGTCACGATCCTGCTCTTCATCTATTTCGCGCTGACCGAGCCGGCCTTCGCCACGTCCTCCTCGATCTTCTCGATGCTCAAGTTCGTCTCCGTGACGGCCATCCTGGGTCTCGGGATCATGTTCACGATGGTGGTCGGCGGGCTGGACCTCTCGATCGGCTCGGTGGCCGGGCTGGCCGTGCAGATGGCCGCCATGACGATGGTCTTCTACAACATGACCGGCTTCACCGCCGTGGGCGTGGTGATGCTGGCCGGCGTGCTCGTCGGCCTGATCAACGCCTTCCTCATCGTCGTCTGCAAGATCCCCGACCTGCTGGCCACCCTCGGCATGATGTTCGTCATCCAGGGCGCCAAGCTCATCCCGGTCTCTGGCCAGTCGGTCACCAGCGGCATGGTGACCCGGGACGGGTCAGAGGCCCCGGGCCGCTTCACCGAGGGGTTCCTGCAGATCGACCGTGGCTTCGTCGGCCCGATCCCCCTGCCCGTCGTCATCATGCTGCTGCTGGTGATCGCCTCCTGGTTCTTCCTGAGCCGGACCACGTGGGGACGGGTCATGTATGCCATCGGCGCGAACCCCGAGGCCGCCCGGCTGGCGGGTGTGCGGGTGGGCTTCTATCGCGGCCTGGCCTATGTCATCTCCGCGATGCTGGCCTCCGTCGGCGGCCTGATCCTGGTCTCGCGCATCGGCCAGGGCGACGTCAACGCTGGCGCGTCCAGCCTGCTCGAGGCAGTCGCCGTGGCCCTGGTCGGCCGCTCGGTCCTGGGCGCTGGCAAGCCCAACGCCTGGGGCACCCTGCTCGGCGCCGTCCTGATCGCGATCGTGCTGACCGGCCTGACCATGAAGGGCTTCCAGTACTACCACCAGGACACCGCCAAGGGCGCCGTTCTGATCCTCGCGCTGATCTTCTCCTACACCCTGTCCCGCAAGAAGATCCGTTATGTCTCAGCAACCTGACCCCACGCACGCAGCCTCCACCCACGGGGCGTCCACGCACGAAAGAAGAGTTCACGCACATGGCGCACGACTATGAGTTCCTGACGGTCGACACGGTCGCGGACTACATCCGCACGGTGCCCACCCTGGCGGACCTGATCGACCCGGACGACCTGGTGTCCGTGGACGAGATCGGTGACGGCAACCTCAACCTGGTCTTCGTCGCCAAGGACTCCGCTGGCCGGGGTCTGTGCCTGAAGCAGTCGCTGCCCTATGTGCGCATGACTGGCCCGGACTGGCCGATGACGCCGGAGCGCTCCCGCCTCGAGGCTGACTCGCTGCGCATCCACGCTCCGTTGGCCCCCGGTCTGGTCAGCGAGGTCCTCCACTACAACCACGACCGGTTCATCATCGCGCTGGAGGACCTGAGCGACCACACCGTGTGGCGCGCCGCCCTCAACGAGGGACTT contains the following coding sequences:
- a CDS encoding DUF5067 domain-containing protein; the protein is MNKVTGSFASAMCVLALTLSGCGGSSPEDETPAEANAEAVTQEPASESSSSPQASSEPSAPVAEPASDTSSSDDEAADGDSSFADGVLTTPDLKIVITEHKVIPAGEPGNEYSDKPVLAFWYETTNLTDEDVSPMDFIFYFEAYQDNNPNAENRLEVSSLPDDKFRETQMENIKKDGTVENAMAYELDDETTPVDLVASDFMTEFGKTTYNLDGSVSDAAPEDASEPTPAVEEDSESDAGGESAAGEPTFEDGVLTTSDLKIVITDHKVIPAGDQGNEYGDKPVIAFWYETTNLSDEDVSPMDFLWHIEAYQDNNPNAENTLEVAGLPDDQFLDTQTETIKKGGTVANAMAYELDDETTPVDLVASDFMTEFGKTTYDLE
- a CDS encoding sugar ABC transporter ATP-binding protein, whose protein sequence is MQDEPRTDPTGSGDVALRLTDITKDFGPNRVLKGVTMDLRAGRVTALLGANGAGKSTLIKILSGIYEKQDGSVQVAGADVDITTPMTAAQHGIQTVHQRIDDSIIPDLTVAENLVFEELVRGALPRVRSLKALLPRAREIASSLDLGWSDTFLLKDAFEISIADGQLLLLARALNQRPKVLILDEPTSTLSAAEADRLFTLVRRLRDDGVAIMYVTHRLSEVRALADDLVVLRDGRLQQEQTTPFDMPAAVEAMLGKAIQVEADSLTEHRGEQVALQLRGLQLLPRSAPLDLDLRYGEVTGVIGLIGAGKTELAQAIFGVDRLRAGTMQLDGTDFAPRSTGAAVRRGIYLAPEDRAAQAMLPGWTLATTGSLPFLSSISPGSVINRRAERKMAADIINSYGVVATGPDQEMDALSGGNQQKVVVARWLRQSPRIMLLDEPFRGVDLGARREIAGKAREQAANGACIVVLVSDVEELREVADRVVVLAEGQIYLDAHASEIDNSTIIASMSEVA
- a CDS encoding substrate-binding domain-containing protein encodes the protein MRNSKVLLAGLLGASVFAMSACSQGDAEGDEPTEEGTTAEAADSTAGGATDEAEVTEAAAEAPAPFDGDGVNIAIVQQSGQGDYFQQYLNGTRQQVEALGGELAVFDAQGDNATQASQLDQAIASSPDGIIVRHGFPDTLCPGVNKAIEAGIPVIIYDVEIQECAPDAIQTQQSDIEMASLVLDQMVEDVGSDVNVGYVNVAGIAPLDRRDGVWQEYKADNNWTELFKTGTYTNSSATDTAPMVSNALKANPDVAAIYAPYDELTKGTLSALEQNPDLTDVLVYGADISTADIELMKAEGSPWVATGATDPNAIGATVTRTLALHMAGELEETKVEFPPILITADFLRENDVNNMEDLRAAEPALNISDVSSADWIPTVTF
- a CDS encoding RuBisCO large subunit C-terminal-like domain-containing protein gives rise to the protein MSELGADPTRLYVRYAVAGDVAAVAEAIRVEQTIEFPADLAPEWIQQEVVGRVESQDEDGVVISFAPGVYAGGLGQVLNVLWGNVSLFEGVRVVQVQLPAAEHLGLRGPRFGGAGMRELLGAPSRPLLATALKPMGSSSDELAATAAVLAEAGIDLIKDDHSLGDQPWSTWRERVARCTETVREANERAGTAARYLPSLNVPAHEVFERAHEAKELGAGGLLVLPGISGFDTMRALADDDDLGLPIMSHPSMLGSHVVNPAQGLDHGILLGLVNRLAGADMAVFPNAGGRFGFSVEQCAQIRDECAAERAGLASALPTPGGGMTLERVPEILDLFGQDVVLLIGGALHRGDLRANATALREAVETH
- a CDS encoding ABC transporter permease; the encoded protein is MAGTTVDTTALDRARDVIVKYGFIAVTILLFIYFALTEPAFATSSSIFSMLKFVSVTAILGLGIMFTMVVGGLDLSIGSVAGLAVQMAAMTMVFYNMTGFTAVGVVMLAGVLVGLINAFLIVVCKIPDLLATLGMMFVIQGAKLIPVSGQSVTSGMVTRDGSEAPGRFTEGFLQIDRGFVGPIPLPVVIMLLLVIASWFFLSRTTWGRVMYAIGANPEAARLAGVRVGFYRGLAYVISAMLASVGGLILVSRIGQGDVNAGASSLLEAVAVALVGRSVLGAGKPNAWGTLLGAVLIAIVLTGLTMKGFQYYHQDTAKGAVLILALIFSYTLSRKKIRYVSAT
- a CDS encoding GntR family transcriptional regulator translates to MARSGTLVSRVAEDLRSALAADQYPAGAKLPPEAELGSQFGVSRPTVRAALRELEALGLVKTSHGVGTFVVEQPAVRTGLERLDSITESIRADGHVPDMVYASRILRAVLPEEAARMEVSGDTQVLEIRRTVLADGEVMAYSYDLMPASLLPKDFDPEELTGSLFEFMKTRLNRVPVTAFAEVHAVESNHVGWGSEAATHKLFLLLNQLHHDATGELILYSRTYFIEGRYSFSLVRTV
- a CDS encoding transketolase — its product is MEPDLDRMAEIAQGIRRRVLEHTVKNNGGYMSQACSAAELLAACYGGAIRLAEVEAPYEPPPFTQVPAPGLDPISGAVVHGPASPGADRFIISPAHYALVVYAALIETGRLAEHALEQFNADGSTVEMIGAEHSPGFETTTGSLSQALSQAGGIALARKLKGDTGRTWVFLSDGEFQEGQTWEAVQALAHHHVSGVRVIVDVNQAQCDGPMEDVMRIEPVADRLRAFGASVDVVDGHDLTALTQAMDRESDKPHFVLAYTDPARGLPLLEERRPVLHYLRFTSEDERAKYADAYAELAGRSL
- a CDS encoding transketolase family protein; its protein translation is MTQQTPVTGDQPAPGELVRRPHLQNFIDWSADKPEVLVLTADLTNSCEVGPWRDTYPERYFSMGMAEQNMMGFAAGLAREGFEPWLHTFAVFLYRRPLDQLLMSVAYPALPVRLIGFLPGVTTPGGVTHQAIDDLAVLRSVPNLTILSTGDATEVESVLDVIHEQPGPVYVRMLRGEMPRLFPQSEPFALSRARELGPDHSAYGSDHVLVLTEGICTEEAMRALPAVRERGVEVRHLHISTLKPFDDPAVLDALAAAGGGVITMENHLRTGGLGSAVAEVMADAGIGNRLVRLGLDDTYAHGASQGHLLAEYGLDAAALVRAVEGLVGQDLAITSEDLTELRVADVHSSAKAEAL
- the mtnA gene encoding S-methyl-5-thioribose-1-phosphate isomerase gives rise to the protein MVLAVEWVETPEPMIRLLDQTALPAQETYLDITTVDALVDAIQTLAVRGAPALGAAGALGVVVAMHQGARDGWDDSRLQSEIDRIRLARPTAVNLAWGVDQVRGGMTQGVDQVLTLARGVVTDDEAANRQQARLGADWILERTGLERVRVVTHCNTGALATTAWGTAYGIIHELHDRDRLGLVYADETRPLLQGSRLTSWELTQDGIEHVVQVDGAAPSTILRGLVDVAIIGADRITANGDTANKVGSVSLALACARAGIPFIVAAPSSTVDLATATGDEIVIEQRDPEEVVNFGGRRTAPEGAVGFNPAFDVTPHDLISAVVTERGVVEPANTPHPNLLARIAG